The following are from one region of the Myxococcales bacterium genome:
- a CDS encoding TonB family protein has translation MSIKRHLFAGGTMVVGSGLVFGGVLAMNLYSEPPKRDSSEQVTAFSVDKKPPPPKSREPKPSQQRRQARSASHAAAPVPNIGTQIAGVSFGLPTFEADLSTIASESMLGSATKDMVMTEDSVDSPAQPVARVPPEYPSKARQKGIEGYVTLNVLVSAEGSIQQMRILNADPAGIFEDSAKAALARWEFRPGQYQASPVSMWVKQTIRYKLQ, from the coding sequence ATGAGCATCAAGCGGCATCTTTTCGCGGGCGGCACGATGGTTGTCGGCAGCGGCCTGGTGTTCGGGGGCGTTCTAGCGATGAACCTGTACTCCGAGCCCCCCAAGCGGGATAGCTCCGAGCAGGTCACGGCCTTTTCGGTCGACAAGAAGCCGCCGCCTCCAAAGTCGCGGGAGCCCAAGCCTAGCCAACAAAGGCGCCAGGCTCGGTCGGCCTCCCACGCAGCGGCCCCGGTTCCGAACATCGGCACACAGATCGCCGGCGTCAGCTTTGGCTTGCCGACGTTCGAGGCCGACCTTTCCACGATCGCGAGCGAGTCGATGTTGGGAAGCGCCACCAAAGACATGGTGATGACCGAGGACTCGGTGGATTCTCCGGCACAGCCCGTGGCACGGGTACCTCCGGAGTATCCCTCGAAGGCTCGTCAGAAGGGCATCGAGGGCTACGTGACCTTGAACGTGCTGGTAAGCGCCGAGGGTTCGATCCAGCAGATGCGCATCCTGAACGCCGATCCCGCCGGGATCTTCGAGGATTCGGCCAAGGCGGCGCTGGCCCGCTGGGAGTTCCGTCCCGGGCAGTACCAGGCAAGCCCCGTTTCGATGTGGGTCAAGCAGACCATTCGCTACAAGTTGCAATAA
- a CDS encoding biopolymer transporter ExbD, with translation MRRRHKPSASADIDLAPLIDMVFILLIFFMVSTTFVKDMKIDIQRPGAATATTASTKSLRVQIDNQGDVFIDGRPVRVWMVQSRVREFMETGGSQSVLVVVDRRVPSERLVEVVDQCRLAGATDVGVATEKEAG, from the coding sequence ATGCGACGCCGTCACAAACCAAGCGCCTCCGCCGACATCGATTTAGCGCCTCTCATCGACATGGTGTTCATCCTCCTCATTTTCTTCATGGTCTCGACGACCTTCGTGAAGGACATGAAGATCGACATCCAACGTCCTGGCGCCGCGACAGCGACCACCGCTTCGACGAAGTCCCTTCGCGTGCAGATCGACAATCAAGGCGACGTGTTCATTGATGGCAGGCCGGTTCGGGTGTGGATGGTACAGAGCCGGGTGCGCGAGTTCATGGAAACGGGTGGGTCTCAGTCCGTGTTGGTCGTCGTGGATCGCCGCGTGCCCTCGGAGCGCTTGGTGGAAGTGGTGGATCAATGCCGTTTGGCAGGTGCCACGGACGTGGGTGTAGCCACTGAGAAAGAAGCAGGCTGA
- a CDS encoding TonB-dependent receptor, with the protein MPPQNKSRANPLRGQPTDDQEAKLPTQATDPSPLTRSRTGLALNPRRFMSVVPVALLMVALPALAQEPTAEPEASSVPEESAAPAPTPEAAPVEAGAAQPPTTTGSGDTQPKAGPSAGLLQLPQQAPKDWGTLHVVVFIGRRSTPALGVMARIGETRAVTNEDGAAGFSGPGGIHNLYLLVPRGLVPGAPGSSPAVEVKISEVPVVPFETTELIVTLSESGAVTNQLLEVAKKSQTSQDEEDSFEKRKATNPAGLLEGLLLSLDTKKPVARARVFVRGAPVEAESDAQGRFRIELPAGEYALSIIHTQYSTQTVDGIVVPAKGKVEVPIELSPSSVELDEFVVTAPHVEGTVASVMDERRDTSNVADVLGAEQMSAAGDSSAASALTRVTGVTLVGGKYIYIRGLGERYSSTLLNGADLPSPDPSRKVIPLDLFPTSVLGSVVVQKTYSPDMPGDFSGGVVQLRTRGVPEKFHFSLGLSTGANSVTTFQSGNTHRGGGRDWLGYDDGTRSVPGEWLRLTEGGTKTASLSHITPRSARPSAQDKVGLFEHNYSAQQVTMPLDLGVNAEIGDRLTFSNGAKVGIQLAGQYDNGWMFRGEDRGQITIDTVTGGFRRDFPTAIRQTTQDVSMASVGSVSAEFGKNHRLESTTLLTRKTAKNSSLDRSITNDSGEREKTTLSWNEQQLFAQQLRGEHEFERLARLKLSWMANYSTASRDEPDTREYSYVRDTPTAEVPNPTFRYLVASGPLRRNYETLMDESLVYGFDLKLPVSLGAKSELLLSSGGLFSRVDRDARVLRYRFVADGLSDEERALPLDQIFSPERVASGRLDIQDEFLPTDAYTAKTRTSAGYLMGEFIREKWLRFQGGVRVESALVSATTRPFVIVNPMQVPEVTGAIEQTNILPAGTLTLNTTEHSQLRIAVSQTVNRPQLRELSPAKFIDPETRIPYIGNENLRQADVTNYDARFEWYASATEMISFALFRKDFTNPIEITILPSGEPGDNNLRRFTNIPSARNYGAEMDFRYELDRNVDALEGYFLAGNLTLIRSEVEIPEADKAGSTNLRRPMQGQSPWIANLQLGYSDPEEGRFEFLVAFNMLGERIVEVGQSGIPDAYEQPVPLVDFTASYAFTERLRLKIKGRNLMDPLFQVEQAGLSQRAYRRGRSVAVSLSYEF; encoded by the coding sequence ATGCCGCCCCAAAACAAGAGCCGTGCCAACCCGCTTCGTGGCCAGCCTACCGATGATCAAGAAGCCAAGCTCCCGACCCAAGCCACGGATCCATCCCCTTTAACGCGGTCGCGGACGGGCCTTGCGCTGAACCCGCGCAGGTTCATGAGCGTTGTGCCAGTTGCGCTACTCATGGTTGCCCTGCCCGCGTTGGCTCAGGAACCCACGGCTGAGCCTGAAGCGTCCAGCGTGCCCGAGGAAAGCGCTGCGCCAGCGCCGACACCCGAAGCCGCTCCGGTCGAGGCAGGGGCCGCTCAGCCTCCCACCACGACGGGTTCGGGTGATACTCAACCAAAAGCGGGCCCCTCGGCCGGCTTGCTCCAGCTTCCTCAGCAGGCCCCCAAGGATTGGGGGACCCTTCACGTCGTGGTGTTCATCGGGCGGAGGAGCACCCCGGCTCTGGGCGTCATGGCTCGCATTGGCGAGACACGTGCTGTAACGAACGAAGACGGCGCGGCTGGGTTTTCTGGTCCAGGCGGAATTCACAATCTCTACTTGCTCGTGCCGAGAGGACTGGTTCCTGGAGCGCCTGGTTCGAGCCCAGCTGTCGAGGTGAAGATCTCCGAGGTGCCGGTGGTTCCCTTCGAGACCACCGAACTCATCGTAACGCTCAGCGAGTCGGGAGCCGTGACCAACCAGCTTCTCGAAGTGGCCAAGAAGTCGCAAACCAGCCAGGACGAGGAGGACTCGTTCGAGAAGCGCAAAGCTACGAATCCGGCTGGACTTCTGGAAGGGCTCTTGTTGTCACTCGATACAAAGAAGCCTGTAGCGCGCGCGCGCGTGTTCGTGCGAGGTGCCCCTGTGGAGGCTGAGAGCGATGCCCAGGGTCGCTTCCGGATCGAGTTGCCCGCAGGCGAGTACGCGCTGTCCATCATTCACACGCAATACTCGACCCAAACTGTAGATGGCATCGTCGTGCCAGCGAAGGGCAAGGTCGAGGTTCCGATCGAGCTTTCGCCATCTTCAGTCGAGCTTGACGAGTTCGTGGTTACTGCCCCCCACGTCGAGGGCACTGTGGCCTCGGTCATGGACGAGCGGCGGGATACGTCGAATGTCGCCGACGTCCTTGGAGCCGAGCAGATGAGCGCAGCGGGCGACAGCAGCGCCGCTTCCGCTCTGACACGCGTCACGGGCGTCACTCTGGTAGGAGGAAAATACATTTACATTCGTGGTCTAGGGGAGAGGTACTCAAGTACTTTGCTCAATGGTGCAGACCTGCCCAGCCCGGATCCGAGCCGCAAAGTGATTCCCCTCGATCTCTTTCCCACTAGCGTTCTAGGCAGCGTGGTGGTCCAGAAGACGTACTCCCCTGACATGCCGGGTGACTTCTCGGGCGGTGTGGTTCAGTTGCGGACACGGGGCGTTCCCGAGAAGTTTCACTTTTCTCTGGGCCTGAGCACCGGCGCCAACAGCGTGACCACCTTTCAGAGCGGGAATACGCACCGTGGCGGCGGGAGAGATTGGCTTGGCTACGACGATGGAACTCGATCGGTGCCCGGCGAATGGCTCAGGCTCACCGAGGGGGGCACGAAGACAGCCTCCCTGAGCCACATCACGCCACGCTCAGCCCGGCCCTCAGCCCAAGACAAGGTTGGGCTCTTCGAGCACAACTACTCCGCCCAGCAAGTTACGATGCCGCTCGATCTCGGAGTCAACGCTGAGATCGGAGACCGTTTGACGTTCTCCAATGGAGCCAAGGTGGGGATACAGCTGGCCGGCCAGTACGACAATGGGTGGATGTTCCGCGGCGAAGATCGAGGGCAGATCACCATCGACACGGTCACGGGCGGATTTCGACGGGACTTTCCAACTGCTATTCGCCAAACAACGCAGGACGTGAGCATGGCCTCGGTCGGCTCCGTGAGCGCTGAGTTTGGCAAAAACCACCGGCTCGAATCCACCACTCTCCTGACGCGCAAGACGGCCAAGAATTCCTCACTTGACCGCAGTATCACGAACGACTCTGGTGAGCGCGAAAAGACGACGCTGAGTTGGAACGAACAACAGCTGTTCGCCCAGCAACTTCGAGGTGAACACGAGTTTGAGCGACTCGCCCGTCTCAAACTGTCGTGGATGGCGAACTATTCCACAGCGTCACGTGACGAGCCCGACACCAGAGAATATTCATACGTGCGCGATACCCCGACGGCTGAGGTTCCGAATCCAACGTTTCGCTACCTGGTAGCCTCCGGTCCATTGCGGAGAAACTACGAAACTCTCATGGACGAGTCGCTCGTCTACGGATTTGACCTGAAGCTTCCAGTCTCACTTGGTGCCAAAAGCGAGCTTCTCCTGTCCAGTGGGGGCCTTTTTTCTCGAGTGGATCGGGATGCGCGCGTACTCCGATACCGGTTCGTCGCTGACGGACTCTCAGATGAAGAACGAGCCCTGCCACTCGATCAGATTTTCTCCCCGGAAAGAGTCGCAAGCGGACGTCTCGATATCCAAGACGAATTCCTTCCAACAGACGCCTACACGGCAAAGACCCGCACAAGCGCAGGATACCTGATGGGCGAGTTCATTCGCGAGAAGTGGCTTCGCTTTCAGGGTGGCGTTCGTGTCGAGAGCGCGCTGGTGAGTGCCACGACGCGCCCTTTCGTGATCGTCAACCCCATGCAAGTTCCTGAGGTCACAGGGGCGATTGAACAAACCAACATACTCCCAGCCGGTACTCTCACGCTGAACACGACGGAGCACTCCCAGTTGCGCATTGCGGTTAGTCAAACGGTCAATAGGCCGCAGCTGCGAGAGCTCTCCCCGGCGAAGTTCATCGATCCAGAGACTCGCATTCCTTACATCGGCAATGAGAACCTGAGACAGGCCGATGTGACCAACTATGACGCACGATTCGAGTGGTACGCCAGCGCCACAGAGATGATCTCCTTCGCGCTGTTCCGCAAAGATTTCACCAATCCGATAGAGATAACAATCCTTCCATCGGGCGAGCCAGGAGACAACAACCTCCGTCGCTTCACCAACATTCCTTCTGCACGCAACTACGGTGCTGAGATGGATTTTCGCTATGAGCTCGATCGGAACGTTGATGCACTCGAGGGCTACTTTCTTGCTGGCAACCTGACGCTGATCAGGTCCGAGGTCGAAATACCTGAGGCAGACAAGGCGGGTTCTACGAATCTGCGTCGGCCCATGCAGGGACAGAGCCCTTGGATCGCGAATCTCCAGCTGGGCTATTCGGACCCGGAAGAGGGCCGCTTTGAGTTTTTGGTCGCGTTCAACATGCTCGGTGAACGCATCGTGGAAGTGGGGCAGTCCGGCATACCGGATGCGTACGAACAGCCGGTTCCGCTCGTAGATTTCACGGCTTCTTACGCGTTCACGGAACGCCTCCGTCTAAAAATAAAGGGGCGGAACTTAATGGACCCACTTTTTCAGGTCGAGCAAGCGGGACTTTCACAGCGGGCCTACCGTCGAGGCCGAAGCGTGGCGGTATCTCTTTCCTATGAGTTTTGA